A single window of Venturia canescens isolate UGA chromosome 3, ASM1945775v1, whole genome shotgun sequence DNA harbors:
- the RpLP1 gene encoding 60S acidic ribosomal protein P1, which translates to MTTKAELACVYSALILTDDDVAVTGEKIQTILKAANVDVEPYWPGLFAKSLEGVNVKELITNIGSGVGAAPAGGAPAAVAAAAEAAPAKKEEKKEEPEEESDDDMGLGFFG; encoded by the exons ATGACGACTAAGGCTGAGCTTGCTTGCGTTTACTCCGCACTTATCCTCACCGATGACGATGTCGCGGTTACT gGCGAAAAAATCCAGACCATCTTGAAAGCCGCCAACGTTGATGTTGAGCCTTACTGGCCTGGCCTCTTCGCCAAATCCCTCGAAGGTGTGAACGTCAAGGAACTCATCACTAACATCGGTTCCGGTGTAGGCGCTGCACCAGCTGGTGGAG CACCGGCAGCTGTTGCTGCTGCCGCGGAAGCTGCACCGGCCAAGAaggaagagaagaaagaagaacCCGAAGAAGAGTCCGACGACGACATGGGCTTGG GTTTCTTCGGTTAA
- the Sytalpha gene encoding synaptotagmin-5, which translates to MDGHSAGTVAVLGTVGAATGAISAMLVYAMCIRRRRFPMFATGGGPLNWFERDLLDRAKEAAKSPEEEFIELGNVASAGLNFDNNKSQIDGNELEGVEWVRRDPPYDTSILDSREVIQRLSEGGDDDPPRTPVSPIAPPLPEGAVAASDDRMVIVKPQPRASTGSRLSSVESEAAAFQKQSSWSSSSSLDEVGGELQLSIAYDSSAGILTVRLLEARDLRPRELSGTADVYAKIRLLPDRSNTWQTRVHSRTLNPVFDEDFVFETTSLTGMTLEVLLYDFDPVSRHRGIGYIRVKLPLGPELLDTKPVLLTKPILRYGAEGSIYRADPLGELMVSLFYDSAAAKLTVIVVRAINLSDTDESGNSSGLLVKVTILKDGKALKRKRTAVSREVSSPVWNDVLTFDLGDDKFGACSLEFVILKTSGELIGRCEVSSKYRKDLFQRVLAGKGASVQWITLTGPEKRGG; encoded by the exons ATGGATGGACACAGCGCTGGCACGGTCGCTGTACTCGGAACTGTCGGAGCCGCGACTGGGGCTATATCGGCGATGTTGGTTTACGCTATGTGCATTCGCCGACGACGTTTCCCAATGTTCGCGACCGGTGGTGGACCCCTCAATTG GTTCGAAAGAGACCTGCTGGATAGAGCGAAAGAAGCAGCTAAGTCGCCGGAAGAAGAATTCATCGAATTGGGAAACGTAGCGAGCGCTGGTCTCAACTTCGATAACAACAAGAGTCAGATTGACGGCAACGAGCTCGAGGGGGTTGAGTGGGTGCGACGGGATCCTCCTTATGACACGAGCATCCTCGATTCACGGGAAG TTATTCAACGATTGTCGGAGGGCGGAGATGACGATCCTCCAAGAACGCCGGTGAGCCCAATCGCTCCACCGCTCCCCGAGGGCGCTGTCGCTGCATCGGACGATCGTATGGTCATCGTCAAACCCCAACCGAGGGCATCAACGGGCTCGAGATTGAGCAGCGTCGAAAGCGAAGCTGCAGCTTTCCAAAAA CAATCTTCAtggtcgtcttcgtcatcgcTGGACGAAGTCGGGGGCGAATTGCAGTTGAGCATAGCTTATGATTCTTCGGCTGGAATTCTCACGGTTCGATTGCTCGAG GCTCGAGATCTTCGTCCAAGGGAATTAAGCGGTACGGCTGACGTGTATGCCAAAATTCGTCTGCTGCCAGATCGAAGTAACACCTGGCAGACTCGAGTACACAGTCGCACTTTGAATCCtg TTTTCGACGAAGATTTTGTCTTCGAGACGACTTCTTTGACCGGCATGACCTTGGAGGTTCTTCTCTACGATTTCGATCCTGTCTCAAGACATCGTGGAATCGGTTACATTCGAGTTAAACTTCCCCTGGGACCGGAACTCCTCGACACGAAACCAGTCCTTTTGACCAAACCGATACTTCGATACGGAGCTGAGGGGAGCATTTATCGAGCGGATCCACTCGGCGAACTTATGGTTTCACTCTTCTATGATTCAGCCGCTGCCAAACTCACTGTTATCGTTGTCAGAGCGATAAATTTGTCGGATACCGATGAAAGTGGAAATTCCTCTGGACTGCTTGTGAAG GTGACGATATTGAAGGATGGAAAAGCTTTGAAGAGGAAAAGAACAGCTGTGAGTCGAGAAGTAAGCAGTCCGGTATGGAACGACGTTTTGACGTTTGACCTTGGCGACGATAAGTTCGGAGCTTGTAGCCTGGAGTTTGTAATTTTAAAAACGAGTGGCGAGCTGATAGGACGTTGCGAAGTgtcatcgaaatatcgaaaagatCTTTTTCAACGAGTGCTCGCCGGCAAAGGAGCTTCGGTTCAATGGATCACGTTGACCGGACCTGAGAAAAGAGGCGGATAA